From one Esox lucius isolate fEsoLuc1 chromosome 11, fEsoLuc1.pri, whole genome shotgun sequence genomic stretch:
- the prr15la gene encoding proline-rich protein 15-like protein A, with protein sequence MADPSPGWWKLTFLRKKKSEPKVLYEIPAEHGSNTPGHSGAPGPGGGATDDSQFNARLERIVDKTATKGRHVKVSHSGRFKEKKKVRATLAENPDLFPGHEPSDENVRAGK encoded by the coding sequence ATGGCAGACCCATCGCCTGGATGGTGGAAGCTGACCTTCCTGCGGAAGAAAAAGTCGGAACCAAAGGTCCTGTACGAGATCCCAGCAGAGCATGGCAGCAACACCCCGGGCCACAGTGGAGCCCCCGGACCAGGAGGGGGCGCCACAGATGACAGCCAGTTCAATGCCCGCCTGGAGAGGATAGTGGACAAAACAGCCACCAAGGGACGCCACGTCAAAGTGTCCCACTCTGGCCGATTTAAGGAGAAGAAGAAGGTGCGAGCTACGTTAGCAGAAAACCCGGATCTGTTCCCTGGTCATGAGCCTAGCGACGAGAACGTCCGGGCCGGGAAATAA